One Candidatus Hydrogenedens sp. genomic window, ACCCCAACCTCCATCTTCCGTTATACTCCATGGCATAATCAAGGAATCATGATAAACCAAATTAAATAAAGGTATGGGAATGCCTATACTTTCACCATTATCCAGAGAAGGTCTTAGCCAATAAGGACCATGATGGACCAAATCAATAACCGAAACAAAATAATCTGTGGGTTCTTCAGAACTTATGATATAACCTTTAGATTTTAGGAAGCGAAATGCCTCTTTACGATATTCTCCACATTCGGAACGAGTAACAGGGGCAAACGATTCATAACTTTCCTCCAGAGGAACTACTGAAAAAACATCTAAATAAACACCCTGAATTTCAACCCCATTACTAATTAGCCAGTTATGATTTCGTTGGACATAGGAAGGCACAAATCGGGGGCTAAGAAACATTTGGGGACCTCCACACCATATACTATGTTGCTCCCTTACTTTTGCTTGATTTAATACAGCCAATTTTGGATTGAATGAGACGGCATTAAGATAAAGGTCCCTATATTGGTCATGAAGAGCAAAGATATATCCCAACTCTTTGCATGTTTTTGATAATTGTTTTAATCCTTCTAATCCTCCTGCTTCATACCCAGGGGGAATAATATCTGGATGACCGCTATCATATCCCAGGAATCCCCATCCATCTAAATGAACATAAGCACTGTCCATACCTTTGTTTTTTAACTCTCGCAATTGTTCAGCAATTTTGCTGTAAAGGACAAGTGAATGATTATTCTCAGGAATCTCCTTATTAAAATAGTGACTACTTTCTTCAAAATGATATAGAGCACCAACATGAATGACTGGAACACCAATTATCTTTTCCAAAAGTGGGCATCGGGCTATTTTTTCCTTAATCGTCACAAAATTTTTATTTTCTTTTACCCAATTTCGATATCCTTTTGCCAGTGTTGTATGATTTGCTTGTGGAAAAAAATAATATTCAATACTTCGTAGATAGCCCAATTCCCCCAAACTGGAATACCATACAGGTTGAACCCTTGTTGGCCCTCCTTCTGGATGTTGATATTCAATCCCGGCGTCATCTGAAGTTGCAAAAATTGCCAATAATCCGCTGTTTCCTTTAATGTGTCCCCACCATGGCATATACATCATTCGTGAATTTGCAGGTTCCTTCCCATAAAACTTCCCCGCATAGTTGGCTGGTAATAACATCCCTTGCATTACACACAAAACGCTTTTTTCATCAGGAGATGGGTTAAGTTGGACAGGTTTTGGAAATTGTATTTCTCTCAATTGTCTCACAATACTCGAACTCACAATATCAATAGTTAGTTTATTATCAGCAAGATAAAAAGTTATAAAGATTGTAAAATTGGGTGCAGATGGAAAATCTTTGAATTGAAGTGTGAAACCTTTTGCATATCCCATTGTTATTTCTTCACATGTGATTTCCTTTGCAGAGACTAATGATAACGTTGTCAGGGCTAATATTATGTCTCTATCATCAGAGGGATAGAACTCCCATTTTTGACCTTGATAGTCAACTATTAATTGTAAATCTTTTTTAGATAGTTGAACCCTCGTCTTTGAATTTTCCAAAATCCAGAAATCAGTATTTTCAGAGAATGTCTCTGAAGAAAGTGATGGTTTTTCAACTGCGTTTTTTAGTAGCCATTCCCGAACTTCTGTAAATTCTTTGTATATGCCTTCGAAATCCGCTTCGGTGGAAATATTGGATATTTTACTTTTGAGAGTTTCTATCTTTGCAGTTTTTTCCTGTGTTAATGTATTGTCCACAGGGATGTTATTGAGTGAATTCAAAAAATACAGATATTTCTCTTTTCTGCTTTCAATATTTTGTGCATTTACAGTAAAGACTGTGGCAAAAACTAAAAATACATAAAAAAGAAAATAGATTTTTTTCATGGTGAGTCCTTTTGTTTTTTTAGATTTGACTTTTTATAGTACGAAAATGTTTTAATAGCATCTTTATAACCATTTGGAATAAGGAAATCTATATGTATTTACATGACGCTCATGTTTCAAATGTTGTTACTTCCTTTGCTACTTTATGGTCAGGTATAATTGTAACTCTTTTTTGGTTATTTGATGGCAAACAACCATTACGCTGGTTGTTTTTCTATTTTACAATCATTATAACTGCTATTCCAACTATTATTCATCACATGTATCCTACACAGCAATTGTGGACTTCTGTAGATATTATTACTAATATCCTTTTAGTTTGGGCGTTGGAATTAGCTTTGGCAGGAGATTTTTTTAAGAATATGCATTATAAAAGATTTGTTTTAATTCTGAGTGTGATAAATTTCTTTGTCGTTTTTAAATTAGGATATGAAATATTTGCTCCACCTGAACGTGTATTTCTTAAATTAGGTGAAAAAAGTGGTTTTACTTTTGGAGAAGTTGCATTAATATTAAACGCAATTTTATCTGTTTCTATTATGACCTATTATTCAAAAACATTCACACAAAAACAAAAATATGTCCTAAAAATTTTGGTGGTTATCTTTTTATTGGGATTAATACTTGCCACAGGAAGTGATGACTTCATTAAACCTACATTTATAGGTTGGCATTCTTTATGGCATATAACAGGTGCTTTTGGATTTATTGTTTTCTGGTATTTTAATCATTTAAGATTTTCAATTGAAGGAGATATAAAAAAATGGTAGTTCATAGTGTTTATTTCTGGTTAAAAGAAGATATATGTGAGGCTAAAAAACAAGCATTTTACGAGGGATTATTAGAACTATCAAAAATACCAAGTGTAGTCAAACTCTATGTTGGAACGCCTGCCCAGACTGCAAAACGTCCTGTAATTGATGATAGTTATACCTTTGGACTTGTGGTTATTTTTAGTAATATAGAAGGACATGATGCCTACCAGAACCATGAAATACATAGAAACTTTTTGTCTGAATTCAGTTCTTTTTGGAATAAGGTGCTAATTTACGATTTTGAGTGTTAGTTAAACAGATTAATGTTTTTGCTCAATGGCTTTTCTCGCTATTCTATCTACAAGAGAAGGGCAGAACATTTTTAACCATCTACCTATTTTCCCTCTATTTGATGTAATTAATAGTCGCTGTTTTTTTAAGATGGCTTTCAAAATTAATTCTGCACATTCTTCTGCTGTCATAATTTTTGATTCTACCATTGGCGTTTGCCCAAGAGATGAACCATCTCCTTTCAATGCCCTTTTATGAATTTCCGATTTTACAAAGTCCGGTGCAACAATGGTAACATGAACACCCTTAGGTTCTACTTCAACACGTAGTGAATCAAAAAAGCCAACCATTGCGTGTTTGCTTGCAGAATAAATCGTTCTGCAGGGAACACCTGTTAAGCCTGCAACACTGGAAATAGCTACAATATGTCCCCCCGTTTTGTATAAATAGGGGAGAGCATAGTATGTGCAATATACAGAACCATAAAAATTTGTTTCCATAATTTCCTTTAGTATCATTAAATCCTGAATCTCATCAAATTGACACCACATTGTTCTACCCGCATTATTTACAAGAATATCTAATTTGCCAAAATGGGCTATGGTTTTAGAGATTAGATTCGAACAATCATCCTTTTTGGAAACATCTGCTTTAATAATTTTTACTGAATTATTATCATTTTTAACTTCCTCTGCCAATTCATTTAGTCGTAACTCATTTCTGGCTGATATGACTATTTTTGCACCTTCTCTTGAAAATACCTTTGCCAAAGCACGGCCTATCCCTTCCGAAGCACCTGTAATAAGCACTACTTTATCTTTAAACTTTAAATCCATAATTTCCCTTCTCCTTTATAATGTGCTATTATTATATAGATATTATTTATATTAGAGTAATTCAAGTTTTTTAGTAATCGCAAAATCACATGAATGAAATAAAGTTTTGGGATATATAATCTAATTAAAATGAATGAAAGGAACTGTTATGAAAAAAATTATAGTTTTGTGGATTTGTTTGTTATTAATAACTTTTACAAATGTTTTTTCAAGTAGTTCTAATATAAAATCTCTGTCCGACCTACCAAATCCAGTTCCTCGAATTGCTATTGTTGGTGATAGTTGGGGAATGTTTATGTGGTGGTTCCGTTCTTTTCAGAAAGCCCTTGTCGAATTAGGTTATGAAGAATACTGTGAAGTTGCTAATGAATCTGTTGTCGGAGGAGGAAAAACATTCCAATTTGTTAATGTCGAACAATTTCCTGCGGCAGAACAGATTAGGAATGCGGTTGTGCAAATGCTAACTGATTATCCAACAATAGATATTGTTGTCATCTCCTTAGGTGGTAATGATGCCCTTTATGGAACCGAATTTGTATTACCAGATGACCCGTATAGAGAATTGAGATTTCAATGTCCAGGGCATCCAGATAATAAGAATGAAATTCTTGCAAATAAGATAGTCAATCAAGATATGGATAATCTGATTGACCTTATTTTATCTGTTCGCCCTGACATTCGTGTTTTACTGACTTCTTACGATTTCGGTGGCGATACAAAACGAAGTGAATGCGATTTGTTAACCCAGCAGTTAGGAATTATGGTTCTGGATATTTATAAGCAAAGGTTAGCAGACCGTAAAGGGGACCGCGTCCACTTTATTAGTAACTATGGGCTTATGCAATTTATGTATGGTGTTTTTGAATATGAGGTTGATTCCGATAATGACCCAATTTGGGGAACAGAACAGTTGGTTTATCCTGCAGGTTATGTAAAGCCTGGTTTCTCCCCAGATGATTATCCTCCTCTGAGACTTCCCGACCCGTATGATGTTTGGACTTTCCCTTGGACAGATGAGAACAGCAATGAATTAAATGTGCCAGGTTTCCCTGAATATTTTAACCCACTTCATTCCTTGTTAGATAGAAATATGCACTTAACCGAAGAGGGATATTATTTCATGGCACGGAGAATGGTTGACCGTGTTATAAAATACTGGCTTGATTATCCCAAAGTTTTTGGAATTCACCCCGTACATAATGAAAAAGGAGAGACATATCAGTTTGAAGTTATATTCTCGAAAGAGGTGACAGGTGTTGACCCAACAGATTTTGAAATAGCAACCGCAGAAATAGAAGTAGGTGGAAAAAGTTTAGATATTAGTCAGGCTCAAATTATTTCAATAGTCCCAGACTCGGGTTATAGTAAAACCTATACAGTTACGGTTGATTTGAACCCTAACTTAAACCCGAAAAAAGGCACCCTGACAGAGGTTGTCCATATTCATGTTTTAGATGATGATAGCATTGTAGATTCTGAAGGAACACCTCTCGGAGGACCCAATACTCCGACATGGACGGACAACGGGAAATTTACGTATTACGGTCCTTTTGCCTTTGCGGATTTAATGAAGCCTGAAGAAGATAATTTTGAGCAGGTTCAAAAATATTTATCTGTCTTAACCAAACCCTATCTTCCTTTTATCAATTTTGCTGTTTCTTTTGATGAAGACAAATTGGATATAAATGGGAATTTATTCCCATTAGTCCAGCAATTGTTAAATGATGAAGATGTTGACCCAGAATCATTATATATCAAAGGAAATGGCATGCTCGATAGTTATGAATTTGCTCTATTAGAACGCTGTATAAAAGATGATAGTATTGATTTAAGTGCTAACGGTGGTATATCTCATACATTAGTTGCAAATGCATGGACGCAGAATCTTGCTCGTATTCGTAATGATTTAGGTGGAGCAATTACTCCCGAGCATGACAATATGGTTTTGAGAGTGTTTGCAGGGTTAGATTCTCTTTTCTGTGCTTATTTAACTTTCGGTGAGATGAATACAGTGGGTACTATTTCTGCCGCTTCCGTAGCACTTACATCAGAAAGTGTTTCTCAGTTTTTACCCGGTTTGACATTCACACCTATAGATTCAAAAAATTATCAGTTGTTGACGAATTACTTAGGAGCAAAAGATATTAATGGGAATGGCATATTATCTCCATCTGAGTTTGCCGATGCCGATAAAGATGGATTTACCAATGCTCAGGAATATCTTTACTTTGAATGTGATGGCAAGCAAGCCTTTGTAAATTCGGCTCTTGACCCGAACATAAAACCTCCACAATTCCCACCTCCAAGAAATTTTACAGTAAACGAAGGAACAAATCTCCGTTTATATGTTCCAGAACTACTTCATGTATATTTGACAACCTATGAGTGGTATAAGGACGGTGTTTTGCTAACAGCTAACGAACGCATCAAAGGAACGTCAAAACGAACCGTGAATATTGAAGGATTGACCTTAGAAGATTCGGGAACTTATATGTGTTATTACTGTGAAAACGACCCCAATAATTATGTGGTTAAATCGTATGGACCTATAACAGTAAATGTTCAGCCCGAAGTTCAAGAAGGCGAAGGCTCGGGAACAGAAGGCGAAGGTTCGGTAACAGAGGGAGAAGGTCTCATAGAAGGAGAAGGGGTAATTGAAGGGAGTTTAGAGGGGGTAGAAGAAGGAATAGTGGAAGGGATAGAAGAGGGAGAAGGTGAAGGACAGGAAGTTCAGCAACCTCATTCTTTGGATACGGATGGAGACTTTAAAGTTGAGTTGACTGAATTACTGCGAGTTATACAATTTTATAATTATAGAGAGTATAGTTGTGCTCCGTCATGGCTTACAACAGAAGATGGCTATGTCCCTGGAAATAGAGGAGATCGTTCCTGTCAGCCTCATGCATCAGATTACAATCCACAGGATTGGAGTATTTCTTTTGAAGAAATCTTGCGTGCTATTCAGATCTTTAACTCGCCATCTTATTATTGGTGTCCTGGTCAGGGCAAAGATAATTTCTGTGTAAAAGATTAGATCTCAATTTACGAAATAGTAATTTTATAAAAACTGCTTTGCTAATTTGTTGAGTTCCTCTACACCGCGTTTGATAGTTTCGTCTGGAGCGGCAAAAGAAATACGGAAGTGAGTTTTTTTGTCAGAGAAAACGCTACCAGGAATAATTAGAATATTATTCTCAATTGCTTTTTTCACAAATTCATCTCCATCACCACCTGGAGCCTTTGGAAATATATAAAAGGCACCCTTAGGTTTTACTACTTCAAAAGTATCTTTTAATCCTTCATAAATCAAATCTCTCTTCTTACGGTATGCTTCTATTTTTTGTGTCATATCAGACTTTAACGCTTGAACGGCTGATTTTTGGGCAAATGAAGGGGCACAAACGAAGGTGTATTGTTGCAGGGTGTTCATCTGTTGAATAATATCTTCGGGTCCTGCAGCGTATCCTACACGCCAGCCTGTCATACCCGCATTTTTAGAAAAACCATTAAGTAATATTACCTGGTCATACATACCTGCAATTGTAGAAGGTTGTTCATCGTACAGTAATGATTCATATATTTCGTCTGTTATTACTAATAATTTGTGTTTTTTTGCTAATTCTGCAATCTTTGCTAAATCCTCTTTTGGAATTGTTATCCCTGTAGGATTGGATGGACTATTTAAAATCAAAATTTTTGTCTTACTTGTTATAGAAGGTTCTATTTTTTCGGCTGTTAAGTGAAAATCGGGATAAGTATCTACAGATACAGGTTTTCCCCCCAACAGATTAACTAAGTGTTTATACATAACAAAGTAAGGATCAGCAAAAACGACTTCATCTCCAGGATTTACTGTGGCTAACAAAGCAAGGAAAAGCCCACCCGATACCCCACATGTTATCATTACATTTGATATTTTTACCCCAAATTTATTTTGATAATACTCCTGTACTGCTTCTCGTAATTCCTCAATACCCCATGTCTGTGTATATGAATTAAAACCACTTTTAATCGCATTTATAGCGACTTCTTTACAGACTTCATCTACATCATAATCAGGTTGTCCGATACTTAAATTAATTGGATTTTTCATCTTTCCCGCTAATGCAAATACTTTACGAATTCCACTGGCATCAATACGGCTCATTCGTTCTGCGATATAACTCATACATATACTCCTTTGATTTACTTTTGTATTTTGTTTATAAGTTCATTTATTTCCTGTATCTCCTCAGACGTAGGATTACTTTCTTTTGCTTTTTCAAGCCATAATTTTGCCTGTTCTTGATAGCCATTTTCAATTGCTATATTACATAAAAACATATATCTTTTACTTATTGAATAGGAAATTTTATCTGCATAATTTTGTGCAGAAGAAAAGTTACTATTGATAACACATTCCCGAACCAATTTTTCCCAAAGTTGGTTATCGTCACCTAAGAAATTTCCCCATCTTTCAATAAATTCTGTGGACTTATCTAATTTCCCATATATTTTTCCAAGTTTTATTAGAAAATCCTTGTTATTTTGTTCCTTTTGAAATCCAGCAGATAACCACGCCTTAGCCAATGAAAGTAATCCTTTTTGTTCATAATAATCTGCTATCATTAAGTAAGGCGGGGTAAATGAATCTCCACTTTTTGACAAAGGAACAGGAATATTATTAAATAGTATTTTTAGTTTCTCATATTGTTTTAACAAATCCTCTTTAGTTTTATCGTCTAACATATCAGAATCCTGTTGTAATACTTCCCATGCCTGTTCATAGTTGGATAGTCCCTTTGCAATCTTTAGGAAATTTAATTTTTCCTTTTGATTTAAATTTTTCTCAATTAAATATAAATGCATATATGAGTTATAAATGTGTATTAGGTCGTCTGGATTATTATTACCTGCCTTTATCTCGCTCTCAATTATTTTTATTTGTTGTCTTATGTTTTCTTTTTCAAAAGGATTCAAACTAATAGCCCTTTTTATATATTGTCTGGCATCGTCATAACGGTTGTTTTCCAAACATAGCAATGAAATTCCTCTTAACGCCTCTGTATTGTCAGGTTGTAATTCTAATAGTGCATTCCATGCTTGCCCTGCTTTATCAATGTACATATCTTTTTTAGGTATTTCTTTACGGGCTTTTTTAGTCAAGATTCGTGCTAAATATTTCCAAGTTTCTGGATTTGAAGGGTAATTTCCTGCACAAGCCAACCATAATCTTTCTGGGTCACGAAGCTCGTAAGTTAATTGAAAGCTGAATAACGTAAGGGCAAACAAAATAATGATGAGAAAAATAGTGGTAAAATAGCTAATAATTTTCTTTTCTTCAAAAATATTTTGGAAAACAAAAAAACAAAGAATAACCGAACTTAAAATTAAAAAATAACTACTATTACACATGCTTAAATCAACTCTTTGGAAAACAGGGTAAATAATGACACTCAAAACCAATACTAAACATGAAAGAAAAGGCATGGTCTTGGAATTCCGATAAAAATAAAATCCTAATATGAACAAGAAGCAAAGTATCATTACAGTAATGGGTATACTTAGAAAAGACTCTATTCCAAAATACTGTAATGGGAAAAAAGAAGTTGGGAAGAGAGTTAATATAAAAAATCCACTAATAGTATTAAAATAGTTGAATGGAAGAGTCGCTTCAAATAAATCTCTATGATAGTTATAGTTATATAAGGCAAAGAATATAAATGTAGAAAACAAAACACCGAACAGTATTACACCCGAATAAACGATAGTATGTTGAATAGACTCATTTTTTGATTTGTATAAGTATGAATAATATAGGACAGGAATAATCATTACAATGCCAATAAAATGACTGAATACTGACAAAATAATTAAGATAATTGAATAAAACATGACAGATAAATAAGCTGAGGTATCCTCATCCCTTGTATATAAAAGAGCAAATAAAATTAATGCAAAGAATGAAGAAAGTAAGCCCCCACGATTAATAAGGAACGAAGTCGAATATATATTTAGCGGATGAACAAGGAATAAGCATGAAAGTAATAAAGCCAAAATTAAAGAAGTTATAGTTCTACTTTTACGGGCTAAAAGATTAAAAAGGAGAAGGGTGTTTAATGTATGTAATAACCAATTGATAATGTAATGAAAGGAGGTTATGGAAGAAATTTTTTGGAAAAGAATAAAAGTAATGTATGTAAAAGGAATGTGTGGTTGGGTTTTGTAAAAATCAATATTTTCGTCAATATGTTTTGGAATTTCTCTAAATATATCTTCATCTTTACCAATAAAATCCTTTTGCCACGTTCCAGAAAATAATAAAAGGCTAATAAAAAATAACAAACAACACCCTATTAATAAGATTATATTAGACAGGGGTGTTATTTTAGTGTTATTTTGTGGTTGTTGTTGATTCATTTTTCTAAATTTAGTATATCTATTTTTTTGAGAAGTAAGGGATTATGTTCCCAATGATAATAAATACCCAATATGAAAAACAATCAATGAAACTAAAAAAGCAATAGAGGTTGAGAAAAATAAAGAAAAAATAGGCCAGCGAATACTCCTTGTTTCTCTTCCAATAGTAACTAATGTTGCTATACAAGGGGAATAGAGCATTACAAATACCATCATAGTAAACGCACGTAGCGGATACCAATCATTACTGGTAGATATAATTGTAGAAAGTGATTCTGGTTCATCGTCATTTTCTTCGTTGTCTATGCTATAAACTGTTGCCAAACTACCGACAATGACTTCTTTAGCTGCCATTCCACCAATAAGAGCGATATTTACTTTCCAGTCGAATCCTATATGTTTTGTTAGGGGTTCTATAGTTTTACCTAAAACACCCGCAATACTATGTTCAATTTTATTTCCTGTTTGTGTTGCGACCCGTTGATGTGGAAGAGGCATATAAAACAATGCCCACATAATAATATTTACTGCTAAAATTAAAGTTCCTGCTTTTCGAATATACATCCATGTACGTCCCCATGTATGTCTAAAAACGCTTCTGAACACTGGGATATGATATGGAGGTAGTTCCAATACAAATGGAGTTTGTTCTCCATGTATGATAAAGCGACTAAGCACAAAGGCACTGATAAGAGCCACAACCCAAGAAAGTAACCATAAAATTAGCATAACGAGGGTGCGATATTGCTGGAAAAAAGCACCTATCAGCAAAGCATAAACAGGCAATTTCGCACCGCAACTCATGAAAGGAACAACAAGCATAGTTACAATTTTATCTTTCCGTTCATGGAGCGTTCTGGTTGCAAGAATTCCAGGTACAGCACAACCACCAGCCCCAAGTCCACCAGAAATTATTAAGGCTAATATAGACCTACCTTGTAATCCAAAAGTGCGCATAAGGCGGTCTAATATAAAAGCTATCCGTGCAACATACCCAGTGTCCTCTAAACTGGATATTAAGAAAAATAGTACAAAAATAAGCGGGATAAAACTTAATACTGCTCCTACACCACCAATAATGCCATCTGTTATCAAAGAATGGATGGCTGGATATTTAGGTTCAAGAAATGTAAACTGCACGGAAATAATTTTAAATATTTCTTCAAATAATTCAATAGGACTAACCCATCCTGTTGGTAAAGGCAACCATTTCCACTCCTGAGTTGTTTTGAAAACAATAAAAAATAAAGAACCAACCACCCCTAATAAAAGAAAAGGTCCTACAATACGATTACACACAATATTGTCTATCTGGTCTGTTATGTTCTGCTTTGCTTCTCCAGTGTAACTTACACATTCCCTAATTGCACCCGAAGCAAAACCATATCTCCTTTGAGAAATAACTACTGAGGAGTCTTCGTTTTCATGTTGTTCTATTTCCTTAATCCCTTTTTCTACTTCCTTATGTATTTCTTTTAATTCACTCTCAGAAATAAAAGTGTCCAAGTAATGAGTGACTTCAAAGTCCTTTTCCAATAACTTTATAGCGAACCAACGTGATTTCGTTTTTTCTTCGTTAGGAAGGAATTCGGAGATAATTTCGGATAAAGATTCAACAACAGAGTCGACTTCATGTCCGTAAATCACTGGTTTAGGTAAAATGGATGTATTGTTAGTTATAAAAGAATAAATAATCTGCTTTAGTTCAGCAATTCCTTCCCCTTGGTTTGCTACGGTTGGAATTACAGGGATATTCAGAATGCGAGACAATTGCTTATGGTCAATAAGGATACCCCGTTTTCGTGCTATATCACTCATATTTAAGGCTATAATGAAAGGCTTTCCCAATTCTATTATTTGAGTCGTTAAATAAAGATTCCGTTCCAGATTTAATGAATCAACAACATTGATAATTAAATCTATATCTGATTTTAAAATTTGATTCCTTGCAATCTTTTCCTCTTCTGTGTATGGTGTCAGCGAATAAATTCCAGGTAAATCTTCAATCAGGATTTTTATTCCATTAATCTCAAATGAACCTAACTTCCGTTCTACGGTAACCCCAGGATAATTACTTACTTCTTGTAGTCCCCCAGTTATCTCATTAAAAATAGAACTTTTCCCCGAGTTTGGATTTCCGACAATAATTATTCGTGGTTGTTTTGAAGAGGCTCGACGAGAATATGCCATGCATCTTTTCTCCGTAACGCGAGGAAATATCCTTTCAGTTCAATTTCTATTGGGTCTCCTAATGGAGCCTCTCGGCTAACTTTTACTTCTGTTCCAGGTGTTAAGCCCAAGTCTAATAACCTTTTTCTATATGTCGGGGGACCGCCTCTTATCCCTATCACTTTAGCAAGTTGTCCCTCTTTTAAATCACTAAGTCTTGGAGTATATCCTTGTAGTTTATGTTTACACGGATTATTGGATGATGGTTCCATTTTTATTCACGCTCTCCTTTAATATAGCACCTATTTTCACTTCAGAAGGGAATTTTTGACATGTACACTTTATTGTTTGAATATATGGACATTCTTGACATTGATAGGGATTACATTCTATACATCTACTCTTTAAATTTCGTCTAATTATGGTATATAAATAAATCGAAGCCATTACTAATGCGCATGTGATAATTAAATACTCAATCATTTATGGTTTCCCCAATATTTTTAGTTGAATTTTGCATGCCAAAGGATGAAGGTGATGAATTGTCCTCTATGAATCGAGTCATTTTTTTAGCAACCTTATCTAAAATAAGATGTTCAATAAGGCATGCTTGCTTTGTAGCGGTTTCTTTGTCTAATTGAAGATATGAATAAAAAAAATGGCACAACATATTGAAATTACTATTTACTTCTGCTAATTGTTTTTTACCGCGATTAGTTAATTCAAGATAACGGTGAGGCAATTTTTCGACAACC contains:
- a CDS encoding DUF5696 domain-containing protein yields the protein MKKIYFLFYVFLVFATVFTVNAQNIESRKEKYLYFLNSLNNIPVDNTLTQEKTAKIETLKSKISNISTEADFEGIYKEFTEVREWLLKNAVEKPSLSSETFSENTDFWILENSKTRVQLSKKDLQLIVDYQGQKWEFYPSDDRDIILALTTLSLVSAKEITCEEITMGYAKGFTLQFKDFPSAPNFTIFITFYLADNKLTIDIVSSSIVRQLREIQFPKPVQLNPSPDEKSVLCVMQGMLLPANYAGKFYGKEPANSRMMYMPWWGHIKGNSGLLAIFATSDDAGIEYQHPEGGPTRVQPVWYSSLGELGYLRSIEYYFFPQANHTTLAKGYRNWVKENKNFVTIKEKIARCPLLEKIIGVPVIHVGALYHFEESSHYFNKEIPENNHSLVLYSKIAEQLRELKNKGMDSAYVHLDGWGFLGYDSGHPDIIPPGYEAGGLEGLKQLSKTCKELGYIFALHDQYRDLYLNAVSFNPKLAVLNQAKVREQHSIWCGGPQMFLSPRFVPSYVQRNHNWLISNGVEIQGVYLDVFSVVPLEESYESFAPVTRSECGEYRKEAFRFLKSKGYIISSEEPTDYFVSVIDLVHHGPYWLRPSLDNGESIGIPIPLFNLVYHDSLIMPWSITEDGGWGIPKGDAGYLHCILNAGMPYLNISADEKEISRIKELCSIAKHCQFLELVNHEFLDDTYRKQKTTYSDGTTIIVDFDNKTYEVKYPEK
- a CDS encoding Dabb family protein, which translates into the protein MVVHSVYFWLKEDICEAKKQAFYEGLLELSKIPSVVKLYVGTPAQTAKRPVIDDSYTFGLVVIFSNIEGHDAYQNHEIHRNFLSEFSSFWNKVLIYDFEC
- a CDS encoding SDR family oxidoreductase, coding for MDLKFKDKVVLITGASEGIGRALAKVFSREGAKIVISARNELRLNELAEEVKNDNNSVKIIKADVSKKDDCSNLISKTIAHFGKLDILVNNAGRTMWCQFDEIQDLMILKEIMETNFYGSVYCTYYALPYLYKTGGHIVAISSVAGLTGVPCRTIYSASKHAMVGFFDSLRVEVEPKGVHVTIVAPDFVKSEIHKRALKGDGSSLGQTPMVESKIMTAEECAELILKAILKKQRLLITSNRGKIGRWLKMFCPSLVDRIARKAIEQKH
- a CDS encoding pyridoxal phosphate-dependent aminotransferase; translation: MSYIAERMSRIDASGIRKVFALAGKMKNPINLSIGQPDYDVDEVCKEVAINAIKSGFNSYTQTWGIEELREAVQEYYQNKFGVKISNVMITCGVSGGLFLALLATVNPGDEVVFADPYFVMYKHLVNLLGGKPVSVDTYPDFHLTAEKIEPSITSKTKILILNSPSNPTGITIPKEDLAKIAELAKKHKLLVITDEIYESLLYDEQPSTIAGMYDQVILLNGFSKNAGMTGWRVGYAAGPEDIIQQMNTLQQYTFVCAPSFAQKSAVQALKSDMTQKIEAYRKKRDLIYEGLKDTFEVVKPKGAFYIFPKAPGGDGDEFVKKAIENNILIIPGSVFSDKKTHFRISFAAPDETIKRGVEELNKLAKQFL
- the feoB gene encoding ferrous iron transport protein B yields the protein MAYSRRASSKQPRIIIVGNPNSGKSSIFNEITGGLQEVSNYPGVTVERKLGSFEINGIKILIEDLPGIYSLTPYTEEEKIARNQILKSDIDLIINVVDSLNLERNLYLTTQIIELGKPFIIALNMSDIARKRGILIDHKQLSRILNIPVIPTVANQGEGIAELKQIIYSFITNNTSILPKPVIYGHEVDSVVESLSEIISEFLPNEEKTKSRWFAIKLLEKDFEVTHYLDTFISESELKEIHKEVEKGIKEIEQHENEDSSVVISQRRYGFASGAIRECVSYTGEAKQNITDQIDNIVCNRIVGPFLLLGVVGSLFFIVFKTTQEWKWLPLPTGWVSPIELFEEIFKIISVQFTFLEPKYPAIHSLITDGIIGGVGAVLSFIPLIFVLFFLISSLEDTGYVARIAFILDRLMRTFGLQGRSILALIISGGLGAGGCAVPGILATRTLHERKDKIVTMLVVPFMSCGAKLPVYALLIGAFFQQYRTLVMLILWLLSWVVALISAFVLSRFIIHGEQTPFVLELPPYHIPVFRSVFRHTWGRTWMYIRKAGTLILAVNIIMWALFYMPLPHQRVATQTGNKIEHSIAGVLGKTIEPLTKHIGFDWKVNIALIGGMAAKEVIVGSLATVYSIDNEENDDEPESLSTIISTSNDWYPLRAFTMMVFVMLYSPCIATLVTIGRETRSIRWPIFSLFFSTSIAFLVSLIVFHIGYLLSLGT
- a CDS encoding FeoA family protein; protein product: MEPSSNNPCKHKLQGYTPRLSDLKEGQLAKVIGIRGGPPTYRKRLLDLGLTPGTEVKVSREAPLGDPIEIELKGYFLALRRKDAWHILVEPLQNNHE
- a CDS encoding metal-dependent transcriptional regulator, with translation MEIHRLKYPKSKKLTHSRIHYLWAIQDLNERNGFARATDVASLLGVSRSAVCIALSHLKDLNWVVEKLPHRYLELTNRGKKQLAEVNSNFNMLCHFFYSYLQLDKETATKQACLIEHLILDKVAKKMTRFIEDNSSPSSFGMQNSTKNIGETIND